In Vanessa atalanta chromosome 3, ilVanAtal1.2, whole genome shotgun sequence, one genomic interval encodes:
- the LOC125077011 gene encoding programmed cell death protein 10, translating into MTMGDELPVTSLVLPVLIRPVLTQLEKYDLGASQTLRAALTKAEAALPGLNYDLVAGIMRRADIPVNMNESLLRLQGTLTEAECADLRLNRSEEAFQELNKKSAALKKILSRIPDEITDRKTFLETIKEIASAIKKLLDAVNEVSTYTPGQGKQALEQRKREFVKYSKRFSNTLKEYFKEGQANAVFVSALYLIYQTNQILYTVKNKSE; encoded by the exons ATGACAATGGGCGATGAGTTGCCCGTCACCTCATTGGTTTTACCAGTTCTCATACGTCCTGTTTTAACTCAG TTAGAAAAATATGATTTGGGGGCTTCACAAACATTACGAGCTGCTCTCACGAAGGCTGAGGCTGCCTTGCCAGGTCTTAACTATGACTTGGTTGCTGGAATTATGAGAAGAGCTGATATTCCTGTTAATATGAATGAAAGCTTACTTCGTCTTCAAGGAACATTAACTGAGGCTGAAT gtGCTGACTTAAGACTGAATAGATCAGAAGAAGCATTCCAGGAACTTAACAAGAAGTCTGCTGCATTGAAAAAGATTTTAAGCAGGATCCCTGATGAAATTACTGACAGGAAGACTTTTCTTGAAACCATCAA aGAAATAGCATCAGCTATAAAAAAACTACTGGATGCAGTTAATGAGGTTTCCACATATACACCTGGTCAGGGAAAGCAGGCTCTAGAGCAAAGAAAAAGAGAATTTGTGAAGTATTCCAAAAGATTTTCTAATACCTTGAAGGAATACTTTAAGGAAGGACA GGCTAATGCAGTATTTGTGAGTGCACTTTATCTTATTTACCAAACAAATCAAATCTTatacactgtaaaaaataagtcAGAGTAA
- the LOC125077386 gene encoding actin-related protein 2/3 complex subunit 5-B — protein sequence MAKNTSSSAFRKIDIDQYNEDNFKEDESEQSIPTGPDEGEVCALLNQGRFVEALKHVLNNAPLGSSNQQIKDNALTLTLKVLLAIKSAQIEEAVGTLSQDDIDILMKYIYRGFEYPSEGSSGHLLLWHEKAFNIGGSGSIVRVLSDRMTV from the exons ATGGCTAAGAATACTTCCAGTTCCGCATTTCGAAAAATTGACATTGATCAATACAACGAGGATAACTTTAAAGAAGACGAATCCGAACAATCCATACCAACTGGTCCTGATGAGGGAGAAGTCTGTGCATTACTCAATCA AGGTCGCTTTGTTGAAGCCCTTAAACATGTTTTGAACAATGCTCCCCTGGGATCGTCGAATCAGCAAATTAAA GATAACGCACTTACTCTGACATTGAAAGTCCTACTCGCAATAAAGTCTGCGCAGATCGAAGAGGCCGTTGGTACTTTATCACAAGATGATATAGACATTTTGatgaaatacatttatagaGGATTTGAATATCCATCAGAAGGATCAAGCGGGCACCTTTTGCTATGGCACGAGAAGGCTTTTAACATTGGCGGTTCCGGTTCTATTGTCAGGGTCTTATCCGACAGAATGACAGTTTAA
- the LOC125077270 gene encoding uncharacterized protein LOC125077270, with amino-acid sequence MEIPKLITLLCCASICLASHYTHTIPVEGYETELQDLGQHVEVPETPVKVIKITKTIAVKIPVPYPVKVVEKVPYPVHVNKPYPVPVPHIVKVPVAHNPSHGQEALDVGHGSQFQNRQHDGNSYQVQESPHDISTGGETHDGSNSYDEGNHENSYGANGEENNQGGSYYAHPSQDIHGFSGDQDGHNSYQSNSYDQAIQNYLSNLKPNENIGGSSGYH; translated from the exons ATGGAAATACCG aaattaataacattactatGCTGCGCTAGCATTTGTCTCGCATCACATTACACCCACACGATACCAGTAGAAGGTTATGAAACTGAGTTGCAGGATCTTGGTCAACATGTGGAAGTACCCGAAACTCcagttaaagtaataaaaataactaaaacaattgCAGTGAAAATTCCTGTACCTTACCCGGTAAAGGTAGTGGAAAAGGTGCCTTATCCTGTTCATGTCAACAAACCATATCCTGTACCAGTACCTCACATTGTTAAAGTTCCCGTAGCGCACAATCCTAGCCACGGTCAGGAAGCTCTCGACGTCGGACATGGAAGCCAGTTCCAAAATCGACAACACGACGGTAACTCATATCAAGTGCAAGAATCTCCTCATGATATATCAACAGGCGGCGAAACGCACGATGGTTCTAACTCTTATGACGAAGGTAATCACGAAAATAGCTATGGAGCCAATGGTGAGGAAAATAATCAGGGCGGTAGCTATTATGCACACCCCTCGCAAGACATTCACGGATTTTCTGGCGACCAAGATGGCCATAATTCTTATCAATCGAATAGTTACGATCAAGCTATCCAGAACTATTTAAGCAATTTGAAACCAAATGAAAACATTGGTGGATCAAGTGGTTATCATTAG